Proteins from a single region of Fusobacterium russii ATCC 25533:
- a CDS encoding co-chaperone GroES — MSIKPIGERVLLKPIKLEEKTASGIILSSNSTNDGGNIAEVIAIGNLEKYSEIKVGNKVIYTKFSGTEVKSNDEKYLLINAEDILAIVD, encoded by the coding sequence ATGAGTATAAAACCTATTGGAGAAAGAGTTTTGCTAAAACCTATAAAATTGGAAGAAAAAACTGCAAGTGGAATCATACTTTCAAGTAATTCTACAAATGATGGAGGGAATATTGCAGAAGTTATAGCTATTGGAAATTTAGAAAAATATTCAGAAATAAAAGTAGGAAACAAAGTTATCTATACTAAATTTTCCGGAACGGAAGTAAAAAGCAATGATGAAAAATATCTTCTTATAAATGCTGAGGATATTTTGGCAATAGTTGATTAA
- a CDS encoding metal-sensing transcriptional repressor has translation MKQCIDQPKVNARLRKIEGQIKAISGMIDKDIPCEDILVQINAIKSAVHKVGQIILEGHLNHCVKEAIEHGDAEEAIKKFEKAVDYFARME, from the coding sequence ATGAAGCAATGTATAGATCAACCAAAAGTGAATGCAAGACTTAGAAAAATAGAAGGGCAGATAAAAGCTATTTCAGGAATGATAGATAAAGATATACCATGTGAAGATATTCTAGTTCAAATAAATGCAATTAAAAGTGCTGTTCATAAAGTTGGACAAATAATTTTGGAGGGACATTTAAATCACTGTGTAAAAGAAGCTATAGAACATGGAGATGCTGAAGAAGCTATTAAAAAATTTGAGAAAGCTGTAGATTATTTTGCCAGAATGGAATAA
- a CDS encoding toxin-antitoxin system YwqK family antitoxin: MNNQYNKDGKKEGLWVKIYDNGVIQEERNYVNGVRQGEYKSYYMNGKLEILKHYKDGNLHGVYETYYMDGTLNSTHTLVDGRMVGTYKEFYPNGSLKRLTEYVDSNTTTQNIKYFPNGEKKVEVNLANGYMTGPYREYHSNGQLYKECNYGEKGKLDGTYKEYDAEGKLLKEATYKNGVEV; this comes from the coding sequence ATGAATAACCAATACAACAAAGATGGAAAAAAGGAAGGTTTATGGGTAAAAATTTACGATAATGGAGTAATCCAAGAAGAAAGAAATTATGTGAATGGAGTTAGACAAGGAGAGTATAAATCTTATTATATGAATGGAAAATTGGAAATATTAAAGCATTATAAAGATGGAAATCTTCATGGTGTGTATGAAACTTATTATATGGATGGAACACTTAATTCGACTCATACTTTAGTTGATGGGAGAATGGTTGGAACTTATAAAGAGTTTTATCCAAATGGAAGTTTAAAAAGACTTACTGAGTATGTTGACAGTAACACAACTACACAAAATATAAAATATTTTCCTAATGGTGAGAAAAAAGTTGAAGTAAATTTGGCTAATGGCTATATGACAGGTCCTTATAGAGAGTACCATTCTAATGGACAATTATATAAAGAATGTAATTATGGTGAAAAGGGTAAATTAGATGGGACTTATAAAGAATATGATGCAGAAGGGAAACTACTTAAAGAAGCAACATATAAAAATGGGGTAGAAGTATAA
- a CDS encoding transposase family protein, with amino-acid sequence MSHSNSIKKLLNIKEKNFKITKVSDEDIKGIITKVVYAVASKKNAKCPCCTNKLIKNGFKFVSIKILKASQYNTLLKVSKQRYICKN; translated from the coding sequence TTGTCTCATAGCAATTCTATCAAAAAATTACTAAATATCAAAGAAAAAAATTTTAAAATTACTAAAGTTTCTGATGAAGATATTAAAGGTATAATTACTAAAGTTGTTTATGCTGTTGCTTCAAAGAAAAATGCCAAATGTCCATGTTGCACTAATAAATTAATTAAAAATGGCTTTAAATTTGTTAGTATTAAAATATTAAAAGCTTCTCAGTATAATACTTTACTTAAAGTATCTAAGCAAAGATACATTTGTAAAAATTG
- the pgeF gene encoding peptidoglycan editing factor PgeF yields MMLTEKDILHFENHIEIKILEKFGIKIIGTKKKYGCIKKKEANEILKDFNIKDKILFSGYQTHSDNIQVIDNLSKTFFENTDGLLSSNKKAALLVKYADCLPIFIYDEKTDFFGAVHSGWEGSYKTIILKAISKIPNIDLNSINIVFGVGISCKNYEVQEDFYLKFKEKFSAEIIKASFKKDGDKYFFDNQLFNFLLLKDFGIPENKIFMNQLCTFENNTFHSYRRDKDKSGRNGAIIYKI; encoded by the coding sequence ATGATGTTAACAGAAAAAGATATATTACATTTTGAAAATCATATTGAAATTAAAATCTTAGAAAAATTCGGTATAAAAATAATAGGTACAAAAAAGAAATATGGCTGTATTAAAAAAAAAGAAGCCAATGAAATACTTAAAGATTTCAATATAAAAGATAAGATTTTATTTTCCGGTTATCAAACTCATAGTGATAATATCCAAGTTATAGATAATTTATCTAAAACTTTCTTTGAAAATACTGATGGTCTATTAAGCTCAAATAAAAAAGCTGCCTTACTTGTTAAATATGCTGACTGTTTACCAATATTTATTTATGATGAAAAAACTGATTTTTTTGGTGCTGTCCATTCAGGCTGGGAAGGCTCATATAAAACTATTATTTTAAAGGCTATCAGTAAAATCCCAAATATTGATTTAAATAGTATTAATATTGTTTTTGGAGTTGGTATTTCTTGTAAAAATTATGAAGTTCAAGAGGATTTTTATTTAAAGTTTAAAGAGAAATTCTCTGCTGAAATAATCAAAGCCTCTTTCAAAAAAGATGGAGATAAATATTTCTTTGATAACCAGTTATTCAATTTTTTATTGCTAAAGGATTTTGGCATTCCTGAAAATAAAATTTTTATGAATCAGCTGTGTACCTTTGAAAATAATACCTTTCATTCATATAGAAGGGACAAAGATAAATCCGGAAGAAACGGAGCTATTATCTATAAGATATAA
- the aroF gene encoding 3-deoxy-7-phosphoheptulonate synthase codes for MYIKIKENIEDSILKEILVFLEKNKIKYFSIKDGNEIKIALLYIPENFNYENFKKFGNNIEFFEITKPYKFVSREFKKEDSIIEIKGHKIGASNFMYIAGPCSVENKEMLSRIAKRAKENGAHILRGGAYKPRTSPYDFQGLGEQGLKYLREVADENNMLVVTEAMDTENLDLVCKYTDIVQIGARNMQNFSLLKKLGNIDKPILLKRGLSATINEFLMSAEYIVAHGNRNVILCERGIRTFETTTRNTLDINAIALIKQEAHLPIIVDASHGTGKRTLVEPVTLAGVIAGADGAMVEVHENPECALSDGPQSLNFEMFDRLSKKLKKTLSFREELNSL; via the coding sequence ATGTATATTAAAATTAAAGAAAATATTGAAGATTCAATATTAAAAGAAATCTTAGTTTTCTTAGAAAAGAATAAAATAAAATATTTTTCTATAAAGGATGGCAATGAAATTAAAATTGCTCTACTTTATATTCCTGAAAATTTTAATTATGAGAATTTTAAAAAATTCGGAAACAATATAGAATTTTTTGAAATTACTAAACCTTATAAATTTGTAAGCAGAGAGTTTAAAAAAGAAGACAGTATAATAGAAATCAAAGGTCATAAAATTGGAGCTTCAAATTTTATGTATATAGCTGGACCCTGTTCAGTTGAAAACAAAGAAATGCTATCCAGAATAGCAAAAAGAGCTAAAGAAAATGGAGCCCATATCTTAAGAGGAGGAGCTTACAAACCTAGAACTTCTCCTTATGATTTTCAAGGTTTAGGTGAGCAGGGCTTAAAATATTTAAGAGAAGTGGCAGATGAAAATAATATGCTTGTAGTAACTGAAGCTATGGATACAGAGAATTTAGACTTGGTGTGTAAATACACTGACATTGTACAAATTGGTGCTAGAAATATGCAAAATTTTAGTTTACTTAAAAAATTAGGAAATATTGATAAGCCTATTTTACTTAAAAGAGGTCTGAGTGCTACTATAAATGAATTTTTAATGTCAGCTGAATACATAGTTGCTCATGGGAATAGAAATGTAATACTTTGTGAGAGAGGTATTAGAACTTTTGAAACTACAACTAGAAACACTTTAGATATAAATGCCATAGCACTTATAAAGCAGGAAGCTCATTTACCCATTATAGTTGATGCCAGTCATGGTACTGGTAAAAGAACTCTTGTTGAGCCTGTAACATTGGCAGGAGTAATTGCCGGTGCTGACGGAGCTATGGTTGAGGTCCATGAAAATCCTGAATGTGCTCTTTCAGATGGTCCACAGTCATTAAATTTTGAAATGTTTGATCGATTGAGTAAAAAGTTGAAGAAAACTCTAAGTTTTAGAGAGGAATTGAATAGCTTATGA
- a CDS encoding Smr/MutS family protein encodes MYNEIDLHNLDFKVAIQLFKKKYNEALKKKDKREILIIHGYGAYKLEHNPVLAIKIRNFLSNNKDKLDYRLDINPGVTYVTAKLKLD; translated from the coding sequence ATGTATAATGAAATTGATTTACACAATTTAGATTTTAAAGTTGCAATACAGCTCTTTAAAAAGAAATATAATGAAGCTCTCAAGAAAAAAGATAAAAGAGAAATTTTAATCATTCATGGTTACGGAGCCTATAAACTGGAACATAACCCAGTTTTAGCAATCAAAATTAGAAATTTTCTTTCAAATAATAAAGATAAATTAGACTATAGACTAGATATAAATCCCGGAGTTACCTATGTAACTGCAAAGTTAAAATTAGATTAG
- a CDS encoding dicarboxylate/amino acid:cation symporter yields MEKKLKLGLVPKLILAIIVGILVGQFTPYGFVRIFKTFSTFFGSFLSFFIPLMIVGFVVSGIAKLTEGAGKLLGLTAFIAYISTLIAGTFSYTVAANLYPKLVAGISSSLDFTGKDVAPYFSIPLKAPFDVTVAIVFAFMMGITISYMRAQGKAEITFSIFNDFEEIITRVLAGFVIPLLPFHILGIFAELTYSGVVFTVIGVFLKIYLCIFAIHYVYMLIMFSIAGTFSKKNPFTLIKNQLPAYFTAVGTQSSAATIPVNIQSGLKNGTSPEIVNFVIPLCATIHLSGSMITLTSCIMGILILNGMSFSFISIFPFIAMLGIAMVAAPGAPGGAVMAALPFLFMIGIDANGALGSLLIALYITQDSFGTAINVSGDNAIAIYVDEFYKRYVKKV; encoded by the coding sequence ATGGAAAAAAAATTAAAATTAGGTTTGGTTCCTAAACTTATTCTTGCAATTATAGTCGGTATATTGGTCGGACAATTTACACCTTACGGCTTTGTAAGAATCTTTAAAACTTTCAGTACATTCTTTGGAAGTTTTCTATCATTTTTTATACCACTTATGATAGTTGGTTTTGTAGTTTCAGGTATAGCTAAACTGACTGAAGGAGCTGGAAAGCTTTTAGGCTTGACTGCTTTTATTGCATATATATCTACACTTATTGCCGGAACATTTTCATATACTGTAGCAGCAAATTTATATCCAAAACTTGTTGCCGGAATTTCATCTAGTTTAGATTTTACCGGAAAAGATGTAGCTCCTTATTTCAGCATCCCTCTAAAAGCTCCTTTTGATGTAACAGTTGCCATTGTCTTTGCTTTTATGATGGGAATTACAATAAGCTATATGAGAGCTCAGGGAAAAGCTGAAATTACTTTTTCTATTTTTAACGACTTTGAAGAAATTATAACTAGGGTTTTAGCCGGATTTGTTATTCCACTTTTGCCTTTTCATATATTGGGAATATTCGCAGAATTAACTTATTCTGGTGTTGTATTTACGGTTATAGGTGTTTTCTTAAAAATTTATCTTTGTATTTTCGCAATTCACTATGTGTATATGCTTATTATGTTTTCAATTGCAGGAACATTTTCAAAGAAAAATCCATTCACACTTATTAAGAATCAATTACCAGCATATTTTACAGCTGTAGGAACTCAATCATCAGCAGCAACTATACCTGTAAATATTCAATCAGGTTTAAAAAATGGTACTTCTCCTGAAATTGTGAATTTTGTCATACCTCTTTGTGCCACTATACATTTATCAGGAAGCATGATTACACTTACAAGCTGTATAATGGGTATCCTAATCTTAAATGGAATGTCTTTTTCTTTTATAAGTATATTTCCATTTATTGCAATGCTAGGAATTGCAATGGTTGCTGCTCCGGGAGCTCCCGGTGGTGCTGTTATGGCAGCTCTTCCATTCTTATTTATGATTGGAATAGATGCTAATGGAGCTTTAGGCTCACTTTTAATAGCTCTATACATAACTCAAGATAGTTTCGGTACAGCTATTAATGTTTCTGGGGATAATGCTATTGCCATCTATGTAGATGAATTCTACAAAAGATATGTAAAAAAAGTTTAA